The Candidatus Paceibacterota bacterium sequence GGCTAGTAATCGGCGAAGCAGACTAAAGACGCGAGCAAAAACATTAAACTGCTCGCGCCCCAACTCTTCATACAAATTATTGAGTTTCGAAGCGCTGGTAATCCGCCAAACATCCTTCCCTCGCACCAGTGACAAATGACTTAACGAATAATCCTGCAAAGAATATCGCAATTTTGATTCAATCAGGCGCACGCCCTGCGCCGTGGCGTCAATCTTTCCAAGATCTCGAGTCAAAATATTGAAGTAGCGATTAGCTTCCCCGCTATTTGAACTCCCCAAAATAAATCCGTCTGTTTGATAGATGTGATGGGACATTATTTTGATATCTCCAATAATTTCTCTAAAACAATTGGTAGTTCATTAAAACCATCTTCCCCATTTATGTGTCCGGCGTTTTTAATAATAATTATTTCTGGATTCAATCGTTCCTTAAATAGTTGAGTATTTTCTTCAAATGGCACCACCGGATCATTATCCGAAAAGATTGTGACTATTCTAGAAGAGCGTTTTTTTATCATTGCAAAA is a genomic window containing:
- a CDS encoding recombination protein O N-terminal domain-containing protein, with amino-acid sequence MSHHIYQTDGFILGSSNSGEANRYFNILTRDLGKIDATAQGVRLIESKLRYSLQDYSLSHLSLVRGKDVWRITSASKLNNLYEELGREQFNVFARVFSLLRRLLAGEEKNEELFQILRAATLFAGKERGRFLSNELLSNFEAILVLRILNSLGYLGQNSTFEPFLQTEIWHQELLEQMGIVSKEAISTINLSLRESQL